ATTTGGACCTAGGTGTTTCTCCCGTCACTGATTAGAATCAATGTCTGATCAGGAAAAGATTGACCGCTTCTCTTGCTTCCCGACATGGGCTCTCAAGTTCACCATTTGTCCCTGGCCGCCTTATCTTGCTATTGACTCCAGCAGAAGGATCGGATTGAAGCTTAACCCCATCTGAATAGGCCATGGGATCAAGGCGAACACCACATGATCTCTCAGCTGTCACCCGCGCAGGTATATGGATAAGGCTTTTCATTTTCCGAGCTCAATGCATAGTCCGAGTCCCTGTTAGAAGTTTGAAATGTCCGTTTTGATTTCTCTTGGAGTCTTGTCATGACAAACTTTCTGGGTTTGTTTGATTTTCAAAGGTGTATTGGGTTAGAGGGTAAGGTATTGGCGCTTCATCGAACAGGAATATATGAAATCATACCTAGTATGACGGGTAGGGTAGAACAGGTAGATAGTGTTCGGAAATTCTATTGGAGACACCCGGAGCATGACACAACTATTTTAGCCTAGATGCTCAACACAGATTTCTTCCTCATTGTCTAACGTGCTACCAAAGCTACAGAGGTACCTCATATACCGGAAATGACtggccaacaccaccatgcaGAGATCTAAATAGCACAAAACctttaaaaaaagattcAAACGTCTCACCCGAAGGCAGCACGGGACCCCCTAAATCGCAATCTTACACGATCCCGAGTCCACCGCCAACTCAGCAAACATCATAAAAAGGCaacccagcaccagcatAAGTAAACCCGGCATCCCACTGAGGGGCATCCTCGCCCACAATCGATCCCGTCTGCCCGCCCTCGACACACAGCGCATCAACAATATCGAGCTGATCGGCGATAAAGTTGGTGTCTGTCGTCAGGGTGGTGCACAAGCTGCAGAAGAAGGCCTGGCAGGTGCCAAAAGAGAAGACAAGACACGAGCTGGCCGAGACGATGAGCAGGTCGTTGGAGCTGGAGACTTGGTCGACGATTACGTCGCAGTCTTGGGGTCGGGGGGCGGGGTTCTGAGGGGGATGTCAGTACAGAGTGTGTTGcacggggagggggggtgagggagcaTACGGCATTGTAGCATTCAAAGAAATCACTGGCAGAAACTTGACGGGTCTCCACCTGGTCCTCCCTGCGGCGGAGGGTGGCAGGAGTGAGCGAGTCGACTGACAGCTTAACGTTGGCTGTGGCTACGCTTGTCTTGTAGCCGGCGGGAGCGCTGGAGGGGACTTTGGCAGCACGAGGGGGGGGAGCGGCGCCGTTGAATTTGCGAAGGGTACCGGCACGTGCCCGTCTTTCGAGAACAGGAGTCTCGAGAGCGAGGGCGACGCTCAGGAAGAGAGTGGTGAGGAAAGAGACCTTCATGTTGTATGAGATGAAGTGACACAAGAGAGATGATGTGATACTGAAATcaaagaagaggttggaggatgcTTCCGTTGAAAGTTTGGATCTGAGAGAGCCGCTGTCGATCAAAGTCCCAGAGGAACGGAAAACCTGGGACTCTTTATAGTTACCAGTTTCCAGACTTGAAGCCAACCTCAAGGAACAACACCTGCCTTTCCTGGTCCCATCACCCAACAAATTGGGCAGACTACGACGCCGATATTGCCGTCGACCGCCTTCTGCATAACATAATGACGCCGATATTGCCCCCTGATAAGTTCGAGGAAGGTAGGAATCCTGGGATATGAATTGGTATCCAGAAACAGACCATGCTCATTTTCTGCGCATCCTTTCCCCACAAAGACCATGACATGCAGCTACTTGCCGTGCTGCCAACCATCTCCCAAAAGTGTCACTCGTGACGCCGACGATGCTACATGGCTCGGGTTGGGCCGTGTCTGTCTGACTGTCTGAGCCCCCCCGTACGACTGTACAACGCCGCTCAGACGCACGAATGAGGGACAGGTTCTGCCAGCCAGCATGGAGACCTTATGTTTTGGACGCCCCCAGAGAACTCCCCAGGTCGAAGTGATCGTATTCCCACCTACCCCTTCGGTCCGTAAGCTAGTCTGTAAAGGTTGGCcgagaaggggggttgagTGGGTTGGCAAAGCAGGAATTTTCAGCTTGCAGAGCCATCAGTCATCAGCCCCTGACAGCCACGGCAGGCTTGGTGACGTCTACCCCCGTGTTTCTTGCGGCTTCTCCGGTAGCTTTCTCCGTCTGTGGCGTCTGGTTGGGTTGAATTCTTCGTGCTCCATGCCGTCGGTCCATGATGCCAACCCAGAGGTTGCCGACTTTTGCCCGCATTGGACGCATGTGTAAGTATAGGGTGGGGAGCTAAGGTTGGCTGGTATGGATGTATGTGGATAGGTAGCGTAGTAGAGACCCAGTGTTCCACTCAGACCATAGCAGCCAGACTACTGGCAATGTGTATGTAACCCCAAGATATCTGCTGTTTATTTTTAACAGTGGATAAATTGAAAATGATACGCAAAGAGCGAGCAAGTTGTAAAGACAAAGCAGACGTCGTGAACCCCAGGCGGCCGAGTCTGGATCCGAAGAGCGAAACCCGGAACGAGGTCAGAGACAAGACCACACTTGAGATACAAAGACCGATAGTCCCCGAAGTAAATGCTGCCCTGCGTTGACGAGGTGAGTTAGGCTGGCCACTTGGCGAGGTGAGAAAGACGGCATGAAATTGACTGGCACTCCAAGATGAGAGCTTGGATCCAAATCCCAGCACCCAAAGGACCCTTCAGGGCACCAGTGCCTCTCTGTGCCTCGCTGGGTAATATAAGAAAAGCAACCTCGCGCTGCAGGAGAAGAGTTTGAGGAAGCTGGTAACGAGACAATCATTACTTGTTCTGAGAGGCATCGGTAGTAGCCTGGACAAGCGACGCAAGCGATATTGGGGGAGTTCCCCCGTTCCCGGTCGGCGGGCGTCCCCAGTTTCTGTCAATCAGTTTCTGTCAGTGTCTCTGCTTCTCTGCTCCTTTGACGTTGTGTTCGGGCATTTTCCGTAGCCGAAGAAGTCGATCATTTGCCGGATCGAAGTCATTGGAAGACTCAACCCCACACACGGCACCCAGATTAAGGTTGCAGTGACGTGCTGACATAAGGGCATCACTTGTGGACAAATAATTGGCACTGTGAAAAACACTGAACTGTTCCTCGAAGGATGGCTGATAGGCCTTGAAAATTCTTCATAGACCATTAAGTGATGGTTGAGAGACATTTAAAGATAGTCAAGATGCCTATTTTGTATATAAAAAGGTGTAAATTGAATCATTGTAGGTTTTACTGACTTACAGTGCCAGTTATTTTGTTTACTGTATGGCATCCCAGGAAAGCCAGAGCGCACGGTCCAGCGCGGCACCCGACCCCGCCGGCTACCGGTGAAATGATTTACCGAGCCATCCCATGTGAGCGGGAGACGCAGCTGAGGCGGGGCTTGTGCTGAGTGGCACGTGCCACAGCCCAAGTCAATGTGCAGGGATTGGGCCTGGGCCAGCCCGCTATCAGTTGACGAGATAAGCTCAAaggcagaaaaaaaatcGGCCAGCAACAATTGAACGGAACCCTGTGAGCGACCAGCTGTTGATTGCGATTACCTGCATCACCAATCGTCAACCCGCAAACACCGTAACCATGGCCTCCGATCCCACCAgcaagaagcgcaagctcAAGTCCGAGAAGACTTCGGTcaccaagaaggtcaagaaaGCCAAGAGAGACCCGACCCCCGAGGAAAGCGAAGATGCTGAGATCGAGGATGCCCCCGTTGCGCCCGAGTCTGTTGTCGACGAGGAAGTCGAGGCTGCTTCCACCAAAGATGActccgaggacgaggacgatgagcaGAATGGCAGCACCGACCTGGCACCCCCCAAGGCCGATGCACCCCTGATTGCCCCCGGGCTCGACACCAACGCGACCGACTTCGCCCAGCTCAACCTCTCCGAAAGGACCATGAAGGCGATCGAGGAGATGGGTTTCACAAAGATGACCGAGATTCAGAGACGGGGCATCCCGCCACTTCTCGCCGGCAAGGATGTTCTGGGAGCGGCCAAGACAGGTTCCGGAAAGACTCTTGCTTTCTTGATTCCCGCCATTGAGATGTTGCACTCGTTGCGCTTCAAGCCAAGAAACGGAACTGGTGTCATTGTGGTGACCCCCACTCGCGAGCTGGCCCTGCAGATCTTTGGTGTCGCGCGCGAGTTGATGAAGCACCACTCTCAGACCTGTACGTCCACTAACAAAGACCGAGATTTTTTCTTGTGGGAGGAGACTAACCATATCTCCAGATGGTGTGTGCATTGGTGGCGCAAACCGCAGGGCTGAGGCCGACAAGCTCGGAAAGGGTGTCAATCTGCTCATTGCTACCCCCGGTAGACTGCTCGATCATCTCCAGAACACCCCCTTCGTCTTCAAGAACCTCAAGTCCCTGATTATCGACGAGGCCGACCGCATTCTCGAGATTGGTTTCGAGGATGAAATGCGCCAGATTGTCAAGATTCTCCCCAAGGATGAGCGCCAGACTATGCTCTTCTCCGCCACACAAACAACCAAGGTCGAGGATCTTGCCAGGATATCTCTCCGGCCCGGACCCCTCTACATCAAcgttgacgaggagaagcagTACAGCACAGTGGAGGGCGTCGACCAAGGCTACGTCATTGTCGATGCCGACAAGcgtttcctcctcttgttctctttcctcaagaagatgtccaagaag
The window above is part of the Podospora bellae-mahoneyi strain CBS 112042 chromosome 3, whole genome shotgun sequence genome. Proteins encoded here:
- the HAS1 gene encoding ATP-dependent RNA helicase (COG:A; EggNog:ENOG503NUXT; BUSCO:EOG09261F73), giving the protein MASDPTSKKRKLKSEKTSVTKKVKKAKRDPTPEESEDAEIEDAPVAPESVVDEEVEAASTKDDSEDEDDEQNGSTDLAPPKADAPLIAPGLDTNATDFAQLNLSERTMKAIEEMGFTKMTEIQRRGIPPLLAGKDVLGAAKTGSGKTLAFLIPAIEMLHSLRFKPRNGTGVIVVTPTRELALQIFGVARELMKHHSQTYGVCIGGANRRAEADKLGKGVNLLIATPGRLLDHLQNTPFVFKNLKSLIIDEADRILEIGFEDEMRQIVKILPKDERQTMLFSATQTTKVEDLARISLRPGPLYINVDEEKQYSTVEGVDQGYVIVDADKRFLLLFSFLKKMSKKKVIVFFSSCNSVKYYSELLQYIDLPVLDLHGKQKQQKRTNTFFEFCNAKQGTLICTDVAARGLDIPAVDWIVQFDPPDDPRDYIHRVGRTARGNNTKGRSLLFLQPCELGFLAHLKAAKVPVVEYDFPKNKILNVQSQLEKLIGSNYYLNQSAKDGYRSYLHAYASHSLRSVFDIHKLDLVKVAKSFGFATPPRVDITLSASMSRDKKPQGRRPYGSQPKQERR
- a CDS encoding hypothetical protein (EggNog:ENOG503PQDE), which gives rise to MKVSFLTTLFLSVALALETPVLERRARAGTLRKFNGAAPPPRAAKVPSSAPAGYKTSVATANVKLSVDSLTPATLRRREDQVETRQVSASDFFECYNANPAPRPQDCDVIVDQVSSSNDLLIVSASSCLVFSFGTCQAFFCSLCTTLTTDTNFIADQLDIVDALCVEGGQTGSIVGEDAPQWDAGFTYAGAGLPFYDVC